One window of the Natrinema sp. CBA1119 genome contains the following:
- a CDS encoding MBL fold metallo-hydrolase, translating to MIQSDWGDWLVRDVEEANPTGVAIWYLGCNGFIVKGSEGTTIYIDPYLGLGDPPRTVRMIPVPFDPAAVDEADAVLATHEHTDHVHGPSQAPILANTGTTFYAPDDSVAVAHEDESWTDEWDVTNDQLIEVAEGEALEIGEFTVHVEVANDPDATHPVSYVFEHDAGTFFHGGDTKPTDEFERVGDEYDIDLAALAFGSVGRIPDKQTREPKRTRWYNDENQLIECAAALETERLLPSHWDMWKGLTADPTALHHHAASFDRPRRLEVVEIGDRVEL from the coding sequence ATGATTCAGAGCGACTGGGGAGACTGGCTGGTTCGCGACGTCGAGGAGGCGAACCCGACGGGCGTTGCGATCTGGTATCTCGGCTGTAACGGGTTTATCGTCAAAGGCAGCGAGGGAACGACGATCTACATCGATCCGTACCTCGGATTGGGCGATCCGCCGCGGACGGTCCGTATGATCCCCGTGCCGTTCGATCCGGCGGCCGTCGACGAGGCCGATGCGGTCCTCGCGACGCACGAACACACCGATCACGTCCACGGCCCGAGCCAGGCACCAATTCTCGCGAACACCGGTACGACCTTCTACGCGCCCGACGACAGCGTCGCGGTCGCCCACGAGGATGAGTCCTGGACGGACGAGTGGGACGTGACGAACGACCAGCTGATCGAGGTCGCCGAGGGCGAGGCGCTCGAGATCGGCGAATTCACGGTCCACGTCGAGGTTGCGAACGATCCGGACGCGACCCACCCAGTGAGCTACGTGTTCGAACACGACGCTGGGACTTTCTTCCACGGCGGCGACACGAAACCGACCGACGAGTTCGAGCGAGTCGGCGACGAGTACGACATCGACCTCGCGGCGCTCGCGTTCGGCTCCGTCGGGCGGATTCCCGACAAGCAGACCCGCGAGCCAAAGCGAACCCGCTGGTACAACGACGAGAATCAGCTCATCGAATGTGCCGCCGCACTCGAGACCGAACGGCTCCTGCCGAGTCACTGGGACATGTGGAAGGGGCTCACCGCCGATCCGACGGCGCTACACCACCACGCCGCGAGCTTTGACCGTCCCCGGCGACTCGAGGTCGTCGAGATCGGGGACCGGGTCGAGCTGTAG
- the dph2 gene encoding diphthamide biosynthesis enzyme Dph2, whose protein sequence is MSQESEYTEGDLRNTGMSLKHDREWDYELEEIVEAIEERDAKKVGLQFPEGLKRRGPAVADDLRALADDDVTFMLSGQPCYGACDLDTYLMKRTDVFVHFGHSPMKDTDKVIYVPLFSNVEVTPIMEESLDTLEPPEETEGVGLVTTAQHMNRYEEMTAFLEERGYEVQSRRGDERLTNEGQVLGCNYASADVPAEQVLYVGGGKFHPLGLAMEHPDKHVVIADPVNNVVTVADTDKFLKQRYGAVHRAMDAEKWGVIFCTKIGQGRWEIAQDIIDDNDNAYLITMDEVTPDRLQNFDMDAFVNTGCPRITTDDGPQFHKPMLTPGEYRIAVGDEPLDSLSFDTFHGTW, encoded by the coding sequence ATGAGTCAGGAGTCAGAGTATACCGAGGGGGACCTTCGGAACACAGGGATGAGCCTCAAGCACGATCGCGAGTGGGACTACGAACTCGAGGAGATCGTCGAGGCGATCGAGGAGCGCGACGCGAAAAAGGTCGGATTGCAGTTCCCCGAGGGACTGAAGCGACGCGGGCCGGCCGTCGCCGACGACCTCCGTGCACTGGCCGACGACGACGTGACGTTCATGCTCTCGGGACAGCCCTGTTACGGCGCCTGCGATCTCGATACGTATCTGATGAAGCGGACCGACGTCTTCGTCCACTTCGGGCACTCGCCGATGAAGGACACGGACAAGGTGATCTACGTCCCGCTGTTCTCGAACGTCGAAGTCACGCCGATCATGGAGGAATCGCTGGACACTCTCGAGCCCCCCGAGGAGACCGAGGGCGTCGGCCTCGTCACGACGGCCCAGCACATGAACCGCTACGAGGAGATGACCGCGTTTCTCGAGGAGCGCGGCTACGAGGTCCAGAGCCGTCGCGGCGACGAGCGGCTGACCAACGAGGGGCAGGTGCTCGGGTGTAACTACGCGAGCGCGGATGTACCCGCAGAGCAAGTCCTCTACGTCGGTGGCGGCAAGTTCCACCCGCTCGGGCTGGCGATGGAACATCCGGACAAGCACGTCGTCATCGCGGACCCGGTGAACAACGTCGTTACCGTCGCGGATACGGACAAGTTCCTGAAACAGCGCTACGGTGCGGTTCACCGCGCGATGGACGCCGAGAAGTGGGGTGTCATCTTCTGTACCAAGATCGGCCAGGGTCGCTGGGAGATCGCGCAGGATATTATCGACGACAACGACAACGCCTACCTCATCACGATGGACGAGGTCACGCCCGACCGTCTGCAGAACTTCGACATGGACGCGTTCGTCAACACCGGCTGTCCGCGGATCACGACGGACGACGGCCCGCAGTTCCACAAACCGATGCTCACTCCGGGCGAGTACCGGATCGCCGTCGGCGACGAACCGCTCGATAGCCTCTCGTTCGACACGTTCCACGGTACCTGGTAG
- a CDS encoding response regulator → MVGDTNTVLVADDDPTVVAQVRSWLDDRYRVETATTGDELLSLLGDADAVLVDRDLRTASGTVVAAEIERRATAQTMAIISNDECGAAVHSTAGGSLEKPLERAALLETVDRLLRHARYDDLLDECLTLAAERGALESRDDFESDEEYERLQRRLEEVFTALDELVATFDGDDFRAEFATCELGTPTEPHRASERP, encoded by the coding sequence ATGGTTGGTGATACGAACACCGTCCTCGTCGCGGACGACGATCCGACCGTCGTCGCTCAGGTGCGATCGTGGCTCGACGATCGCTATCGAGTCGAGACGGCGACGACCGGCGACGAGTTGTTGTCGCTTCTCGGGGACGCAGACGCAGTGTTGGTCGACCGCGATCTCCGGACGGCATCCGGAACTGTCGTCGCGGCCGAGATCGAACGTCGAGCGACGGCACAGACCATGGCGATCATCTCGAACGACGAGTGCGGAGCAGCGGTCCACTCGACTGCCGGCGGCTCCCTCGAAAAGCCCCTCGAGCGAGCCGCGCTTCTCGAGACCGTCGACCGACTGCTTCGTCACGCTCGATATGACGATCTCCTGGACGAGTGTTTGACGCTCGCTGCCGAACGCGGCGCACTCGAAAGCCGGGACGATTTCGAGTCGGACGAGGAGTACGAAAGGCTCCAGCGACGGCTCGAGGAGGTGTTCACCGCGTTAGACGAACTGGTGGCAACGTTCGACGGCGACGATTTTCGGGCCGAGTTCGCGACGTGCGAGTTGGGTACGCCGACCGAGCCACACCGTGCGAGCGAGCGTCCCTGA
- a CDS encoding METTL5 family protein gives MSGPSRRTLARRLESIEDFSEPSARLEQYLTPAELAAHLCHLAGLQGDLAGRVVDLGTGTGMLAIAASLSGGDRVAGIDLDAGALEIARRNERAVAGGGGGGDGDGSRNHSIEWLRGDVSRHPFSLTDATVLSNPPFGAQRGNRHADRDFLETAREIGSVSYTIHNEGSQTFVESFADDEGGSVTHAFRAEFPIPKQFEFHTAAQETLEAEVFRIEWPSRK, from the coding sequence ATGTCCGGTCCGTCTCGACGCACGCTCGCCCGTCGACTCGAGTCAATCGAGGACTTTTCGGAGCCCTCGGCACGATTGGAACAGTATCTGACGCCCGCGGAGCTGGCGGCCCATCTCTGCCATCTGGCGGGGTTACAGGGCGATCTCGCGGGCCGGGTCGTCGATCTCGGCACGGGAACGGGGATGCTCGCGATCGCGGCCTCGCTGTCCGGCGGTGATCGAGTCGCGGGGATCGATCTGGACGCGGGGGCGCTCGAGATCGCTCGGCGGAACGAGCGGGCGGTTGCGGGCGGTGGCGGTGGCGGTGATGGTGATGGCAGCCGAAATCATTCGATCGAGTGGCTCCGCGGCGACGTCTCCCGCCATCCGTTTTCGCTCACCGACGCCACCGTGCTCTCGAATCCCCCCTTCGGTGCCCAGCGCGGGAACCGGCACGCGGACCGGGATTTCCTCGAGACGGCCCGCGAGATCGGGTCCGTCTCCTATACGATCCACAACGAGGGGAGCCAGACGTTCGTCGAATCGTTCGCCGACGACGAGGGCGGGTCAGTGACCCACGCGTTCCGTGCCGAGTTCCCGATTCCGAAACAGTTCGAGTTTCACACCGCGGCACAGGAGACGCTCGAGGCCGAGGTCTTTCGCATCGAGTGGCCATCCCGGAAGTAA
- a CDS encoding rhomboid family intramembrane serine protease, which yields MRLLAALLAVVVTASLVGSIAVVRRVHRPARRWRDVARERLVYGVPWGSLVVIAFVVGVYLFVQSGIADFDDPVTIPFRTWSYFYPLGMVTAAFSHAGPGHLIGNLAGTVVVAPLAEYAWGHYPDDREPKRADSWRANPRIRAFVLFPLAVVGVGLLTSLFALGPVIGFSGVVFALAGFAIVHYPIVTIIGTLGVQSVVLRLYYALQEPISVYTAQPSPPSAPSWAGIAIQGHALGLFIGFVLGIVLLERRGVRPNPLRLWLAVLLFGFSKQLWAIYWYGAENTFVLFQGPGVAIVSALALVVTLSMTASERPLIPAEIRQRLGRSGDRTAGAAGDAELSLARSLELARGGRSGGIVAAHVDRVRELVGGNRPSPESDRLSDLTRKGAAFLTVVGILAIVAGMAIPANFLVVDESTASSDAAVQIEDYTVEYVEDVPNGLVTGIGIEALEDDEGLESSGVIVASDQREIWLEAVSAQRLAFTGEETVAVGGLGWREAVHVERTGWEPVGNDAVYQVWLWEDGADRRLAHESNASRAEAQIAGRNVTVGSDDGTFVLAVNSTETNAVATTAIPDENETVTAGGLTFERNDETIYAAADGTRVAIASQETYNGY from the coding sequence ATGCGCTTGCTCGCGGCCCTGCTTGCGGTCGTCGTCACCGCGTCGCTGGTCGGGTCGATCGCGGTCGTCAGACGGGTCCACCGGCCGGCGCGGCGCTGGCGGGACGTGGCTCGGGAACGGCTCGTGTACGGCGTTCCGTGGGGTTCGCTCGTCGTCATCGCGTTCGTCGTCGGCGTCTATCTGTTCGTCCAGAGCGGGATCGCGGATTTCGACGATCCCGTGACGATTCCCTTCCGCACGTGGTCGTACTTCTATCCGCTTGGGATGGTGACAGCGGCGTTTTCCCACGCCGGCCCCGGTCACCTCATCGGCAACCTCGCCGGGACGGTCGTCGTCGCGCCACTCGCGGAATATGCCTGGGGACACTATCCGGACGACCGAGAGCCGAAGCGAGCCGACTCGTGGCGCGCGAACCCGCGGATACGGGCGTTCGTGCTCTTTCCACTGGCCGTCGTCGGGGTCGGACTGCTGACGAGCCTATTCGCGCTCGGCCCCGTGATCGGCTTCTCGGGCGTCGTCTTCGCCCTCGCCGGGTTCGCGATCGTCCACTACCCGATCGTGACGATCATCGGAACGCTCGGCGTCCAGAGCGTCGTTCTGCGGCTATATTATGCGCTCCAAGAACCGATCAGTGTCTACACTGCCCAGCCGAGCCCGCCGTCTGCCCCGTCCTGGGCCGGTATCGCCATCCAGGGTCACGCACTCGGGCTCTTTATCGGGTTCGTCCTCGGCATCGTCCTCCTCGAGCGGCGGGGCGTCCGTCCGAATCCGCTTCGACTCTGGCTCGCCGTGTTGCTGTTCGGCTTCTCGAAGCAGCTGTGGGCGATCTACTGGTACGGAGCCGAGAACACCTTCGTGCTGTTCCAGGGGCCGGGCGTTGCCATCGTCTCGGCGCTCGCGCTCGTGGTCACGCTCTCGATGACCGCGTCCGAGCGTCCCCTCATCCCAGCGGAGATTCGGCAGCGACTCGGTCGCTCGGGGGACCGAACTGCGGGAGCCGCCGGTGACGCCGAGTTGTCGCTCGCGCGCTCGCTCGAGCTGGCACGCGGTGGCCGCAGTGGCGGCATCGTCGCGGCTCACGTCGACCGCGTCCGCGAACTCGTCGGCGGAAATCGGCCGAGCCCCGAGTCCGACCGTCTCTCGGATCTGACCCGCAAGGGAGCCGCGTTCCTGACGGTTGTCGGCATCCTCGCGATCGTCGCCGGGATGGCCATCCCCGCGAACTTCCTCGTCGTCGACGAGTCGACTGCGTCCTCGGACGCGGCCGTCCAGATCGAGGATTACACCGTCGAGTACGTCGAGGACGTTCCCAACGGGCTCGTCACCGGGATCGGTATCGAGGCCCTCGAGGACGACGAGGGGCTCGAGTCCAGCGGGGTGATCGTGGCCAGCGACCAGCGCGAGATCTGGCTCGAGGCGGTCAGCGCCCAACGCCTCGCCTTTACCGGCGAGGAGACGGTCGCCGTCGGCGGCCTAGGCTGGCGCGAAGCGGTCCACGTCGAACGCACCGGCTGGGAGCCGGTCGGCAACGACGCCGTCTATCAGGTCTGGCTGTGGGAAGACGGCGCGGACCGACGGCTCGCACACGAATCCAACGCCTCCCGGGCCGAAGCGCAGATCGCCGGCCGAAACGTGACCGTCGGCTCCGACGACGGGACGTTCGTCCTCGCGGTCAACTCGACCGAGACGAATGCCGTCGCGACGACAGCGATCCCCGACGAAAACGAGACGGTGACGGCCGGCGGACTCACCTTCGAACGCAACGACGAGACGATCTACGCGGCCGCCGACGGGACGCGGGTCGCGATCGCGAGTCAGGAGACGTACAACGGCTACTGA
- a CDS encoding DNA-directed RNA polymerase subunit L gives MELRVTESTENELSIEIAGEDHTFMNVLKGALLEHDDVSAATYDVNPEQSGGQTEPILTIKTEGGADPLEALEEGAVTVREKAMSFRDAFEAAA, from the coding sequence ATGGAACTGCGGGTCACCGAGAGCACGGAGAACGAACTGTCCATCGAGATCGCCGGCGAGGACCACACCTTCATGAACGTGCTCAAGGGCGCACTGCTCGAGCACGACGACGTGAGTGCAGCAACCTACGACGTCAACCCCGAACAGTCGGGCGGCCAGACCGAGCCGATCCTGACCATCAAAACCGAGGGTGGTGCGGATCCGCTCGAGGCGCTCGAGGAAGGAGCGGTAACCGTTCGCGAGAAGGCGATGTCGTTCCGCGACGCGTTCGAAGCGGCCGCATAA
- the hisF gene encoding imidazole glycerol phosphate synthase subunit HisF: MVLTKRVIPCIDVDLDDDGNPAVYTGVNFEDLKYTGDPVEMARAYNRAGADEFVFLDITASAEGRETMLDVVERVADEVFIPLTVGGGIRTTEDIKETLRAGADKVSITTGALERPELINEGAKAFGNQCIVISVDAKRRFDEKGEHYVEIDGESCWFECTKKGGREGTGIDVLEWAAEAESRGAGELFVNSIDKDGTKDGYDLPLTTAVSETVDTPVIASSGCGGPEDMYDVFTEAGADAGLAASIFHFDEYSIEETKAYLDEHGVPVRL; this comes from the coding sequence ATGGTCCTGACCAAGCGAGTCATCCCGTGTATCGACGTGGACCTCGACGACGACGGGAACCCGGCGGTCTACACCGGCGTCAACTTCGAGGATCTGAAATACACCGGCGATCCGGTCGAGATGGCCCGCGCGTACAACCGCGCGGGCGCGGACGAGTTCGTCTTCCTCGACATCACCGCCTCTGCCGAGGGTCGCGAGACGATGCTCGACGTCGTCGAGCGCGTCGCGGACGAGGTCTTCATCCCCCTCACAGTCGGCGGCGGCATCCGAACCACCGAGGATATCAAGGAGACGCTCCGGGCCGGCGCGGACAAGGTCTCGATCACCACCGGCGCGCTCGAGCGGCCCGAACTCATCAACGAGGGCGCGAAGGCGTTCGGAAACCAGTGTATCGTCATCAGCGTCGACGCCAAACGGCGGTTCGACGAGAAGGGCGAGCACTACGTCGAAATCGACGGCGAATCCTGCTGGTTCGAGTGTACGAAGAAGGGCGGCCGCGAGGGGACCGGAATCGACGTCCTCGAGTGGGCTGCAGAGGCCGAATCGCGGGGCGCGGGCGAACTGTTCGTCAATTCGATCGACAAGGACGGGACGAAAGACGGCTACGACCTCCCCCTGACGACGGCCGTCAGCGAAACCGTCGACACGCCGGTCATCGCCTCCTCGGGCTGTGGCGGTCCCGAGGACATGTACGACGTGTTCACCGAGGCCGGTGCGGACGCGGGGCTCGCGGCGTCGATCTTCCACTTCGACGAGTACTCGATCGAGGAGACGAAAGCCTATCTCGACGAGCACGGCGTCCCCGTTCGTCTCTGA
- a CDS encoding ribbon-helix-helix domain-containing protein: MPKVEITIPEHLEMQIAQMVERGEFVNREEAIEDLLSTGIKAYKTSGPSDEDEGAGTGFEDDGMMGHDDEYVF; this comes from the coding sequence ATGCCGAAAGTAGAGATCACCATACCGGAGCACCTCGAGATGCAGATCGCCCAGATGGTCGAACGCGGCGAGTTCGTCAATCGCGAGGAGGCGATCGAGGACCTCCTTTCGACGGGCATCAAGGCATACAAGACCAGTGGACCCTCGGACGAAGACGAGGGCGCAGGAACCGGCTTCGAAGACGATGGCATGATGGGCCACGACGACGAGTACGTCTTCTAA
- a CDS encoding sulfite oxidase-like oxidoreductase, which translates to MNPTDVTKLYQEFGDDRLPPGQRETSAFPVLSKSGTPNWDPETWEFTVTGAVDEELTFSWAEFRELPTVTQRQDFHCVTGWSKFDCEFTGVSFPDIAARAGVHDDAVHVMFSALDDYTTDLPLEDCMRDDVLFTWAFDGEPLPEDHGGPLRVVTPHKYAYKGAKWVDGVEFLTEPQRGYWERRGYSQTADPWQEERYS; encoded by the coding sequence ATGAATCCGACGGATGTGACTAAACTCTATCAGGAGTTTGGCGACGATCGACTGCCGCCGGGACAGCGCGAGACGTCCGCGTTTCCCGTCCTTTCGAAGAGCGGAACCCCCAACTGGGATCCCGAGACGTGGGAGTTCACCGTCACCGGTGCAGTCGACGAGGAGCTGACGTTCTCGTGGGCCGAGTTTCGAGAGTTACCGACCGTCACGCAACGGCAGGACTTTCACTGCGTGACCGGTTGGAGCAAGTTCGACTGCGAGTTTACCGGCGTCTCGTTCCCCGACATCGCCGCCCGAGCCGGTGTTCACGACGACGCGGTTCACGTCATGTTTTCCGCACTCGACGACTACACGACCGATCTCCCGCTCGAGGACTGCATGCGCGATGATGTCCTGTTCACGTGGGCGTTCGACGGCGAACCGCTCCCCGAGGATCACGGCGGCCCGCTCCGGGTGGTCACGCCTCACAAGTACGCCTACAAGGGTGCGAAGTGGGTCGACGGCGTCGAATTTCTCACGGAACCCCAGCGGGGGTACTGGGAACGCCGGGGGTACTCCCAGACTGCAGACCCGTGGCAGGAAGAGCGGTACAGCTAG